One region of Zootoca vivipara chromosome 7, rZooViv1.1, whole genome shotgun sequence genomic DNA includes:
- the GPR52 gene encoding G-protein coupled receptor 52: MQIMNQSTWIEWKTLNMSSSIVNVSEHYSCPIGFGHYSVVDICILETVIIVLLTFLIITGNLTVIFVFHCAPLLHHYTTSYFIQTMAYADLFVGVSCLIPTLSLLHYSTGVHESLTCQVFGYIISVLKSVSMACLAFISVDRYLAITKPLTYNQLVTPCRLRICIILIWLYSCLIFLPSFFGWGKPGYHGDIFEWCATSWLTNAYFTGFIVCLLYAPAAFIICFTYFHIFKICRQHTKEINDRRARFPSHEVDTATESGHGPDRRYAMVLFRITSVFYVLWLPYIIYFMLESSRVLENPALSFLTTWLAISNSFCNCVIYSLSNSVFRLGLWRLSETVCSSCIHKKDSIVQDPVPRKRANSCSI; the protein is encoded by the coding sequence ATGCAGATCATGAACCAGTCCACTTGGATTGAGTGGAAGACTCTGAATATGAGCAGTAGTATTGTGAATGTATCTGAGCATTACTCCTGTCCAATTGGCTTTGGGCACTACAGTGTTGTTGATATCTGCATCCTTGAGACTGTAATTATTGTCTtactaacatttttaattataacTGGTAACTTAACAGTAATTTTTGTCTTTCATTGTGCTCCACTGTTACATCATTACACCACCAGCTATTTTATTCAGACTATGGCATATGCTGATCTTTTTGTTGGGGTTAGCTGCTTGATTCCTACCTTGTCATTGCTGCACTATTCTACAGGTGTCCATGAGTCTTTAACATGCCAGGTATTTGGATATATCATCTCTGTACTGAAAAGTGTTTCTATGGCCTGTCTTGCTTTTATTAGTGTGGATCGTTATCTGGCTATCACAAAACCACTTACCTACAACCAATTGGTTACACCTTGCCGGCTGAGAATCTGCATCATTTTGATTTGGTTGTATTCCTGCCTTATTTTTTTGCCTTCATTttttggctggggaaagccaggcTATCATGGAGACATTTTTGAATGGTGTGCAACCTCTTGGCTCACCAATGCCTATTTTACTGGCTTTATTGTATGCTTGCTATATGCTCCAGCAGCCTTCATCATCTGTTTTACATACTTCCACATCTTCAAAATCTGCCGGCAGCACACCAAAGAGATAAATGACAGGAGAGCTCGTTTTCCTAGTCATGAAGTGGATACTGCTACAGAAAGTGGGCACGGCCCTGACCGGCGCTATGCTATGGTTTTATTTCGTATAACCAGTGTGTTTTATGTGCTCTGGCTCCCCTACATCATCTACTTTATGCTGGAGAGTTCTAGGGTGCTGGAAAATCCAGCACTGTCTTTCTTAACAACATGGCTCGCTATAAGCAATAGTTTTTGTAACTGTGTTATATATAGCCTCTCAAACAGTGTTTTCAGATTGGGACTTTGGAGATTGTCAGAGACGGTGTGTTCATCTTGTATACATAAAAAAGACAGCATTGTTCAAGACCCAGTTCCTAGAAAACGGGCTAATTCCTGCTCCATCTAA